The Fortiea contorta PCC 7126 genome has a segment encoding these proteins:
- a CDS encoding DUF4112 domain-containing protein has product MPQYPNRLSTIEPDVKAPTLKRLRQLTWLLDNAVTIPGTKIGIGLDPILGLIPIGGDFLGVMLSCYIVLEAARLGAPKATLGRMVFNIIVDGLVGTIPVIGDFFDFAFTANTNNFKLLEEYLKFPGQNKSADGWFILVLLLGLLVLAIVLVAIPVILIRLLWQALIGG; this is encoded by the coding sequence ATGCCTCAATATCCTAATCGGCTTTCCACCATTGAACCTGATGTCAAAGCACCAACCTTGAAGCGACTGCGCCAACTAACTTGGTTACTCGACAACGCCGTCACCATTCCGGGAACAAAAATTGGCATTGGCTTAGATCCAATTTTAGGACTTATACCTATTGGTGGCGATTTTTTGGGAGTAATGCTTTCCTGTTACATTGTCTTAGAAGCAGCGCGGCTAGGCGCACCCAAAGCCACTCTAGGGAGAATGGTCTTTAATATCATCGTCGATGGCTTAGTCGGGACTATCCCAGTAATAGGAGACTTTTTTGATTTTGCTTTCACAGCCAACACCAACAACTTTAAATTATTAGAAGAATATTTAAAATTTCCCGGACAAAATAAAAGCGCTGACGGCTGGTTTATCTTGGTGTTGTTATTAGGATTATTAGTGCTTGCCATTGTCTTAGTAGCAATCCCTGTGATACTAATTAGATTGCTATGGCAAGCCTTAATTGGCGGTTAA
- a CDS encoding alpha/beta fold hydrolase, protein MKDWWETTFPQGRQSLIITDTQGYPVKIAYGEIGTGKPLILLHGMGSWSYNWRYSIAPLSKYFRVICFDAKGYGFSEKPVSRREHHGHQILELARIIQELCDQPPVIVAESLGGLIALALAQEYPHLLARLVVVNVPIFAESLPHWAMSLLAETPLELLHTIDSLRLAYLFAPIFREIMAIERRGVLFDPSLLSPEDVYWITYPFIEFPGTLLKVGEELQIAAREIQHQQAKKPNLLSKIQNNLSTIQCPTLILWGEQDSWFPASHGEKLYQHLTNAKLQILPNCCHDAAIGSSAQLNQAIVEFLQETNFL, encoded by the coding sequence ATGAAAGATTGGTGGGAAACGACTTTTCCGCAAGGGCGGCAGAGTTTAATTATAACTGATACTCAGGGCTATCCTGTAAAAATTGCCTATGGAGAAATAGGTACAGGTAAGCCCCTAATTCTATTACATGGTATGGGCAGTTGGAGCTATAATTGGCGTTATAGCATCGCTCCCTTATCTAAATATTTTCGCGTAATTTGTTTCGACGCTAAAGGCTACGGATTCTCCGAGAAACCAGTCTCTCGCCGCGAACATCATGGCCATCAAATCCTAGAACTAGCGAGAATTATTCAGGAGTTATGCGATCAACCCCCCGTAATTGTGGCAGAATCTTTAGGGGGACTAATTGCTCTAGCCCTTGCTCAAGAATATCCCCACTTATTAGCACGATTAGTAGTAGTGAACGTACCGATTTTCGCTGAATCTCTACCTCATTGGGCGATGTCGTTACTAGCTGAAACTCCTCTAGAATTGTTGCACACCATCGATTCTTTGCGTCTAGCATATCTGTTTGCCCCTATATTTAGAGAAATCATGGCAATAGAAAGGCGCGGAGTTTTGTTTGATCCATCACTACTATCACCAGAAGACGTTTACTGGATAACTTACCCATTTATTGAGTTTCCTGGTACTCTCCTCAAAGTAGGTGAAGAACTACAAATAGCTGCAAGAGAAATCCAACACCAGCAAGCCAAAAAACCAAATTTACTGAGTAAAATTCAAAATAATCTCAGTACCATTCAGTGTCCCACATTAATTTTGTGGGGTGAACAAGATAGCTGGTTTCCCGCTAGTCATGGAGAAAAATTATATCAACATCTCACCAACGCTAAATTACAAATCTTACCTAACTGTT
- a CDS encoding YihY/virulence factor BrkB family protein, whose product MRQSRFARFFRHLNWRTLKKTTTRTIDRRLLGLASEIAFNAMLSLFPAILALFTAIGLLAASLQDTFKQLALQISQIVPEEALILIRDFANKEIAESKNSGLFSLSFVLAIWTASGAINTAMTAFDQINQIPPEQTRPFWQAKLVSLGLTIGTILLLLIASFCVFISDLLLNMVVAENNSLNFLLNIWELLRWPLTLVIVAAAFALIYRYGPSKWKAGTPIMSGAIIAAVFWAILSNLFRLYVANFGNYNKVYGAIGAVIVLMLWLWMSAFILLVGEQLNVTVGEDMRSHRDTKIIKKSAGK is encoded by the coding sequence ATGAGACAGTCTCGTTTTGCCCGCTTTTTTCGCCATCTCAATTGGCGCACCCTCAAGAAAACAACAACAAGGACGATCGATAGACGACTACTGGGGCTGGCTTCAGAAATTGCTTTTAATGCTATGCTCTCGCTGTTTCCAGCAATTCTAGCTTTGTTTACAGCTATTGGTTTGTTAGCAGCATCCTTGCAAGATACTTTTAAACAATTAGCGCTGCAAATTAGCCAAATAGTACCAGAAGAAGCCTTAATATTAATTCGTGATTTTGCTAATAAAGAAATTGCAGAATCAAAGAATAGTGGTTTGTTTTCTCTCAGCTTTGTCTTGGCAATTTGGACAGCTTCAGGTGCGATTAATACCGCCATGACTGCTTTTGATCAAATCAATCAAATTCCTCCTGAGCAAACGCGCCCTTTTTGGCAAGCCAAACTTGTTTCCTTAGGATTAACAATTGGGACTATATTACTCTTATTAATAGCCTCCTTCTGTGTGTTTATTAGTGATTTATTGTTAAACATGGTTGTGGCTGAAAATAATTCTTTAAATTTCTTATTAAATATTTGGGAATTGTTACGCTGGCCTTTAACTTTAGTGATTGTCGCTGCAGCTTTTGCTTTAATCTATCGCTACGGCCCCAGTAAATGGAAAGCCGGGACACCAATCATGTCAGGAGCGATTATCGCAGCGGTTTTCTGGGCAATTTTATCTAACTTGTTTCGGTTATATGTAGCGAATTTTGGTAACTACAACAAAGTTTATGGTGCCATAGGAGCAGTTATCGTTTTAATGTTGTGGTTGTGGATGAGTGCCTTTATTCTGTTAGTGGGAGAGCAATTGAACGTAACAGTGGGGGAAGACATGCGATCGCATCGAGACACAAAAATCATCAAAAAATCTGCAGGAAAATAG